The Shewanella sp. KX20019 genome window below encodes:
- a CDS encoding S46 family peptidase, with the protein MKKWLLTVAIATSFGAVADEGMWQPYQLPAMADELKAKGLEIDVNSISKLTEYPMNAVISLGGCTASFVSPKGLVVTNHHCAYGSIQYNSTPEKNLLRDGFLAKSFGEELAATPGSRIFVTESVVDVTDKVKTGLENEIGNAFYKGIEQQEKSLVAECEQEDGYRCQVYSFHGGLEYYLVKQLEIRDVRLVYNPAASVGKYGGDVDNWMWPRHTGDYSFYRAYVSKDGKPADFSKDNVPYEPKSFLKVSAKGVSDGDFVMVAGYPGRTNRYRTANEVENQFEWSYPEGKVLRERLIEIIKDTAPEGSDERIKYESSIAGLANYAKNFTSMIEFYGKSTMLDDRKGLEQDLANWIKADKKRQAKYGEVLAQLDKLIAKGQQGQERDLLMSYMGYSTMLSTADRLYRLANEKALPDMQREPGYQERDMTRFTSGMERIERRYAASVDKAMLADLIGRYAALPQDQRLPAFDKAFGINNNFDAAKFNKTLDKMYANTKLSDKETRLAWMEKPVADFNKSKDPFIQYAVATFDERMKREKERKQLSGDLMKVRPQYMDAIIAYNREQGKPVYADANSSLRVTVGHVKGYSPEDGMRAEPFTRLEGILAKDTGVEPFNAPKKQLELIANKQYGDYYVKPLDSVPVNFLSTLDTTGGNSGSPTLNGRAELVGLLFDGVYESIIGDWGYDPQTNRSIQVDSRYMLWVMKYLDNADNLLEEMEIVH; encoded by the coding sequence GTGGTTGTACGGCATCATTTGTATCTCCAAAAGGCCTAGTGGTGACAAACCATCACTGCGCTTACGGCTCAATTCAATACAACTCTACGCCAGAAAAGAACCTGTTGCGTGATGGCTTCTTAGCTAAGTCATTTGGCGAGGAGCTGGCTGCAACGCCGGGTTCACGTATTTTCGTAACTGAGAGCGTAGTAGATGTAACTGACAAGGTCAAAACAGGCCTTGAAAATGAAATCGGTAATGCGTTTTACAAAGGCATTGAGCAGCAAGAAAAGAGCTTAGTTGCGGAGTGTGAGCAAGAAGACGGTTACCGTTGTCAGGTTTACAGCTTCCACGGCGGCCTTGAGTATTACCTCGTTAAGCAGCTTGAAATTCGCGATGTACGTTTAGTGTATAACCCAGCAGCAAGCGTCGGTAAGTACGGCGGCGATGTTGACAACTGGATGTGGCCACGCCACACAGGCGATTATTCTTTCTACCGTGCTTATGTATCTAAAGACGGTAAGCCAGCAGACTTTAGCAAAGACAATGTGCCATACGAGCCAAAGAGTTTCCTGAAAGTGTCAGCTAAAGGCGTCAGTGACGGTGATTTTGTGATGGTTGCTGGTTATCCTGGGCGCACCAACCGCTACCGCACCGCTAACGAAGTTGAAAACCAATTTGAGTGGTCGTATCCAGAAGGCAAAGTCTTGCGTGAACGTCTAATTGAGATCATCAAAGACACCGCGCCAGAAGGCAGCGATGAGCGCATCAAGTATGAAAGCTCAATTGCAGGTCTTGCTAATTACGCTAAAAACTTCACTTCGATGATCGAGTTCTATGGTAAATCAACTATGCTCGATGACCGTAAAGGGCTAGAGCAAGACTTAGCAAACTGGATCAAAGCTGATAAAAAACGCCAAGCTAAATATGGCGAAGTGCTGGCCCAGCTTGATAAGTTAATTGCTAAGGGGCAGCAAGGACAAGAGCGCGATTTACTGATGAGCTACATGGGTTACAGCACCATGTTAAGCACGGCTGACCGCTTATATCGTTTAGCGAATGAAAAAGCCTTGCCAGATATGCAGCGTGAGCCAGGTTATCAAGAGCGTGATATGACCCGCTTTACCTCTGGTATGGAGCGTATTGAGCGTCGTTATGCAGCCAGTGTTGATAAAGCGATGCTAGCGGACTTAATCGGCCGTTACGCAGCACTGCCACAAGATCAGCGCTTACCGGCGTTTGATAAAGCCTTTGGTATTAATAACAACTTTGACGCGGCTAAGTTCAATAAGACGCTAGATAAGATGTATGCAAATACTAAGCTATCAGACAAAGAAACACGTTTAGCGTGGATGGAAAAGCCTGTAGCTGACTTTAACAAGTCAAAAGATCCATTCATTCAGTACGCAGTAGCGACTTTTGATGAACGTATGAAGCGCGAGAAAGAGCGTAAACAGCTTTCGGGTGACTTAATGAAGGTTCGTCCACAATACATGGACGCCATCATCGCTTACAACCGTGAACAAGGTAAGCCTGTTTATGCGGATGCTAACTCAAGCCTACGTGTCACCGTAGGTCATGTGAAAGGTTACTCACCTGAAGATGGCATGCGCGCTGAACCATTTACCCGTCTTGAAGGTATCTTAGCGAAAGACACAGGTGTTGAGCCATTTAACGCGCCTAAGAAGCAGCTTGAGCTGATTGCCAACAAGCAGTACGGCGATTACTACGTGAAGCCATTAGACTCTGTACCGGTTAACTTCCTATCGACGTTAGACACTACAGGTGGTAACTCAGGTTCGCCAACCTTGAATGGCCGCGCTGAGCTAGTGGGCCTGCTATTTGACGGCGTATATGAAAGTATCATTGGTGATTGGGGTTACGACCCACAGACTAACCGTTCAATTCAGGTTGATAGCCGTTATATGCTTTGGGTAATGAAGTACTTAGATAATGCAGACAACTTGCTTGAAGAGATGGAAATTGTGCATTAA
- a CDS encoding acyl-homoserine-lactone synthase — protein sequence MQKITFLKNSDIKTNQPVLNRIFKLREQTFKQRLDWEVSTTNGLERDSFDQLEVSHIAMTNDNDEVIGCWRALPTQGKYMLKDVFPELLQGELAPQNKEVWEISRFAIQKGDGQAGTSLVTSSTADLVNSFFDFAIENNIKHYVLVTTLACERILRLLEIPSRRMGKGKSMQIGVERSVALWIDVDAVLASRTQLVA from the coding sequence ATGCAAAAAATTACATTCCTAAAAAACAGCGATATAAAGACTAATCAACCAGTGTTAAACAGAATTTTTAAATTACGTGAACAAACTTTTAAACAAAGACTTGATTGGGAAGTAAGCACTACAAATGGCCTTGAACGAGACAGTTTTGATCAGCTTGAAGTTTCTCATATCGCGATGACCAACGACAATGATGAAGTCATAGGCTGCTGGAGAGCTCTCCCTACTCAAGGAAAATATATGTTGAAAGATGTATTCCCAGAACTACTGCAAGGAGAGCTAGCACCTCAAAATAAAGAAGTGTGGGAAATTAGCCGCTTTGCAATTCAAAAAGGTGATGGACAAGCAGGCACGAGCCTAGTGACCTCATCCACAGCGGACTTAGTTAATTCATTCTTTGATTTCGCTATTGAAAATAACATCAAACATTACGTCTTAGTCACTACCCTTGCATGTGAAAGAATTCTTAGGTTACTAGAGATACCATCAAGACGAATGGGGAAAGGCAAGTCGATGCAAATTGGAGTTGAACGCTCAGTCGCTCTTTGGATTGACGTGGATGCAGTTTTGGCTAGCAGGACTCAGTTAGTTGCGTAG